CGCGTGATCTTCGATCCCGACTCGGCGACGTCCCCGATGCTCCCGAGGAGTTCCTTGGTCCTTGCCAGCACATCCATGCGTTCCACCCTCCCTGGAGTGCGCCGCAGCACTATGGGTGCAGTGTAGACCTCCCGCCGCGCCTGTCAACTTCTCCGCCGCGGCCCCGCCCCGGGCGTCGACGACACCCCGTCACGCGATGGGGTGACGGGCGTCACGTCGAACCGGGGGGGCACGGCGCTATCGTGCGCTGGACCCGTCAATGGGGGCGGGCACCGGGAAGGCGGTCGCGGCCGCTCATGGCTGCCCGGCCGTGGTCGCCTTCCCGCTTTCTCCTTCCGCGCCTGCGCCCGGCCCGCCGTCCGCGTCCCCCGCCCCTCGCCGCTGGACCAGCGCCGCGAGCATCCAGATCGCGCCGCCGACGGTGAGGGCCAGCACCGGGCCGAGCGTGAACGCGCCGATCAGCCACTCCCAGAAGCGGTCCAGCGCCTCGCGCCCGAGCGTGCGCATCGAAATCTCGGTGAGGAACTCGCCGTGCCGCAGGTAGTACCCGGTCTCGATGCAGAGCGCCGGGACGAACGGCGGCATGCCGAGCTGGTTCGCCCCGAGGGCCATCAGCCGGTTCAGCCGCAGGCGCCGGGCCAGCGCGTAGACCAGCAGCGTGTGCAGTCCGATCACGGGCAGGGCGCCGACGAACATGCCGAGCGCCGCGGCGGCCGCGAGGCTGCGGGGGGTGGCGTGCTCCGCGAGCAGGCGCCGCACCAGGCGGACGGGGTGCAGCAGCAGCAGGCGGTAGGCGCGCGAGGTCATCGTCAGCTTGAGGCGCGTGCCGCGCGTGCCGTCCATTCCCCATGATCGACGCCCCCGCGCGGCGTTGTCAACAACGCGACGCACCCCCGGCGGTGTACAATCGCCCCGCCGTGCACGCCATCTTCGCCGACGTCGGCTCGCTCGAGCGGGCCCTGCGCGCCCAGGGCTACCTCGCGGACCGCCCGACCGCCGTGTCGCTCTTCCTCGCAGGAAGGCTGGGGAGGCCGCTGCTTCTGGAAGGCCCCGCCGGGACGGGCAAGACCGAGCTGGCCAAGGCGCTCG
This genomic stretch from bacterium harbors:
- a CDS encoding DUF2062 domain-containing protein codes for the protein MDGTRGTRLKLTMTSRAYRLLLLHPVRLVRRLLAEHATPRSLAAAAALGMFVGALPVIGLHTLLVYALARRLRLNRLMALGANQLGMPPFVPALCIETGYYLRHGEFLTEISMRTLGREALDRFWEWLIGAFTLGPVLALTVGGAIWMLAALVQRRGAGDADGGPGAGAEGESGKATTAGQP